The genomic stretch TCCCAGGTGAGCGGCACGCTGCGCCGGGTGGTGGCGGATCGCGGGGCGCGGGTCCAGGCCGGCGACACCCTGCTGGTGCTGGACAGCCGGCGCTACCAGGCCGCCTTCGACGCCGCCCAGGCCCAGGCCGGCAACGCCCGATTGGACTTCGAGAACGCCGACCGCCTGTTCAAGGCGGGCCAGAGCGTCAGCGAGTCGGACTGGAAGAAGGCCCAGAACGGCCTGCGGATGGCCGAGGCCGGGCTGGCCAATGCGCGGATCGACCTGGAGAACTGCTTCCTGACGGCGCCCAAGGCGGGCATCGTCGCCGAGCGGCTGGTGGACGTGGGCGAGCTGGTCAATCCCGGTTCCCCGCTGCTGCAGGTGGTCCAGGGCGAGCTGAAGGTGCGCTGCGGCGTGCCGGAGAACCAGGTGGCGCGCGCCGAGAAGGGCGCCGCGGCCACGGTGCGGGTCTCCGAGGCGGGCATCGAAAGCCCGGCGCGCATCCAGTGGGTGGGCGCGGTGCTGGAAGCCCGCAGCCGCACGCTGCCCGTGGAACTGAAACTGGAGAAGAGCGCCGCGCTGCGGCCCGGCATGGCCTGCACGGTGGAGATCCGCCGGGGCCGCGACGCCGCAAGCCTCGTTGTGCCCGTCACCGTGGTGCAGCGCCAGGGGGACCAGGACGTGGTGTTCGTGGAGGAGGGCGGCCTGGCTGTCGTGCGCGTGCTCAGCCTGGGCGAGCGCGACGGCGACCAGGTGGAGGTGCTGGGCGGCCTCAAGGCGGGCGAGCGGCTCATCGTCAGCGGCTACCGCGGACTGGTGCCCGGCCAGGCCCTGGCCGTCGTGGACTCCCCCGCCGCGGTCCAGATGTCGGAGCAGGCCAAGCGCTGACGGCCCGCCCGGCGCCGCTGGGCCGAACAAGAGAAGAGGCATCGAGATGGGTTTCATCGACCTGGCCCTGCGCAATCGCGCGGGCATCTTCACCCTGATCGTGATGATCGTCACGATGGGGTTCGTGAGCTACAAAACCCTGCCGCGGGAATCCTCCCCGGACATCACCATCCCCTTCGTGATCGTCTCCACCTTCTACTTCGGCACCAGCCCGGAGGACATGGAGAACCTGGTCACCAAGGAGATCGAGACCAAGCTGAGTGAGATCGACAAGATCAAGGAGATGCGTTCCCAGTCCTCCGAGGGCGCCTCCGTCATCTCCATCGAATTCGACGCCGACGAGGACGTGGACGACATGCTCTCCAAGGTGCGCGAGA from Candidatus Delongbacteria bacterium encodes the following:
- a CDS encoding efflux RND transporter periplasmic adaptor subunit: MARTRVAGAARRTTLALLTAGTLVLIGCGGNGKAAQDEKGSKDVLEGTTQQDKVNVVVEALVPRSFSSRLLLVGEVLAENDAILSSQVSGTLRRVVADRGARVQAGDTLLVLDSRRYQAAFDAAQAQAGNARLDFENADRLFKAGQSVSESDWKKAQNGLRMAEAGLANARIDLENCFLTAPKAGIVAERLVDVGELVNPGSPLLQVVQGELKVRCGVPENQVARAEKGAAATVRVSEAGIESPARIQWVGAVLEARSRTLPVELKLEKSAALRPGMACTVEIRRGRDAASLVVPVTVVQRQGDQDVVFVEEGGLAVVRVLSLGERDGDQVEVLGGLKAGERLIVSGYRGLVPGQALAVVDSPAAVQMSEQAKR